A genomic region of Rhizobium sp. NXC24 contains the following coding sequences:
- the dcm gene encoding DNA (cytosine-5-)-methyltransferase, translated as MSEFSTLRQKAGLSVPEAAKQLGYNERQVYRWESGENVPRKVVMDKLESLRLERCGVAPDHSFTFIDLFAGIGGLRRGFDSIGGKCVFTCEWDKHSQQTYRANFPDDDHEIWGDIRQLREQDIPQHDVLLAGFPCQSFSIAGVSKKNALNRPHGFACETQGTLFFEIQRILAYHRPKAFLLENVKNLVNHDKGRTFAVIRDVLENQLGYTIQFKILDAKSWLPQHRERIFIVGFRTDQGFSFNDLQIPDVLKGPTLKTILHPENGEEAPEKPFTDGNIGRVSNKYVLSDKLWAYLQAYAQKHKAAGNGFGFGLFGREGIARTLSARYHKDGSEILISRGDGSNPRRLTPRECARLMGFDGPGESNFRIPVSDTQAYRQFGNSVAVPAVKAVAELMKPYILDYQEIEDVIRKRA; from the coding sequence ATGTCCGAGTTCTCCACGCTCCGCCAGAAGGCTGGCTTGAGCGTTCCTGAGGCGGCCAAGCAACTGGGCTACAACGAGCGACAAGTCTACAGGTGGGAATCGGGGGAGAACGTTCCGCGCAAGGTCGTCATGGACAAGCTCGAATCCTTAAGGCTAGAGCGTTGTGGTGTTGCTCCGGACCATTCCTTCACGTTCATTGATTTGTTCGCCGGAATTGGTGGGCTGCGTCGTGGATTTGACTCAATCGGGGGCAAGTGCGTGTTCACCTGCGAGTGGGACAAACATTCCCAGCAGACCTATCGCGCCAATTTCCCGGACGACGATCATGAGATCTGGGGGGATATCCGGCAACTCAGGGAACAGGACATCCCTCAGCACGATGTTCTCTTGGCAGGATTTCCATGCCAGAGCTTCTCGATCGCAGGGGTTTCGAAGAAGAATGCCCTCAACCGACCGCACGGATTCGCATGCGAGACTCAGGGGACGCTCTTCTTCGAGATTCAGCGAATCCTTGCTTACCATCGACCCAAGGCCTTCTTGCTCGAGAATGTCAAAAACCTCGTTAACCACGACAAAGGGAGGACATTCGCCGTCATCCGCGATGTCCTTGAGAACCAGCTTGGCTACACGATCCAGTTCAAGATTCTCGACGCTAAGTCATGGCTGCCGCAGCACCGCGAGCGCATCTTTATCGTCGGCTTCCGCACGGACCAAGGATTCAGCTTCAACGACCTGCAGATCCCCGACGTCCTCAAAGGGCCAACCCTCAAGACAATCCTTCACCCCGAGAACGGAGAAGAGGCGCCGGAAAAGCCTTTCACGGATGGCAACATCGGACGTGTTTCCAACAAGTATGTGCTGAGCGACAAGCTCTGGGCATATCTTCAGGCCTATGCTCAGAAGCATAAGGCGGCAGGTAATGGTTTCGGCTTTGGTCTGTTCGGTCGGGAAGGCATCGCTCGTACGCTGTCCGCCCGGTATCACAAGGATGGTAGTGAGATTCTCATCAGCCGTGGCGACGGCAGCAACCCCCGCCGTCTGACCCCTCGCGAGTGTGCTCGTCTGATGGGCTTCGACGGCCCGGGCGAAAGCAATTTCAGAATCCCTGTCTCCGATACGCAAGCCTACCGTCAGTTCGGGAATAGCGTTGCTGTGCCCGCGGTGAAGGCGGTGGCAGAACTCATGAAGCCCTACATCTTAGACTACCAAGAAATCGAGGACGTGATCCGCAAGCGCGCGTAA
- a CDS encoding DUF2971 domain-containing protein, which translates to MATIEAYSRPSTLYRLRPLTDDILEREIKAITDRYVFCPTYTEMNDPMEGNHRESALLKESKSYGRSITEVRDALNGFGIASFSESKSHEPMWAHYASNFEGMCVAYGMKSLLSHLPKNCEFVKMTYNEQAPILLRNYETASNRAKLILSCKSIKWAGEREWRLIRPERGPASYRKGECVTAVYLGSRIKADHKKAILNAMTKADIRVYQMDIDSYDVKFKRVTKPKLVIKRKPATTASK; encoded by the coding sequence ATGGCGACAATTGAAGCATACAGCCGACCAAGCACGCTCTATCGCCTTCGTCCGCTCACGGACGACATCCTGGAGCGCGAGATCAAGGCAATCACCGACAGGTACGTGTTCTGCCCGACCTATACGGAGATGAACGACCCGATGGAAGGAAACCATCGAGAGAGCGCCCTGCTCAAAGAGAGCAAGAGCTACGGCCGCAGCATCACGGAGGTTCGAGACGCGCTGAACGGGTTCGGTATCGCTTCGTTTTCCGAGAGCAAGTCGCACGAGCCCATGTGGGCGCACTATGCAAGCAATTTCGAAGGGATGTGCGTGGCCTACGGCATGAAGTCGCTGCTCTCCCATCTTCCGAAGAACTGCGAGTTTGTGAAGATGACGTACAACGAGCAGGCACCCATCCTTCTTCGGAACTACGAAACGGCATCAAACCGAGCCAAGCTCATTCTTTCATGTAAGTCTATAAAATGGGCGGGCGAACGTGAGTGGCGCCTCATTCGCCCTGAACGTGGCCCTGCCTCATATCGAAAGGGCGAATGCGTAACCGCCGTTTACTTGGGTTCAAGGATCAAGGCGGATCACAAGAAAGCAATCCTGAATGCGATGACGAAGGCCGATATCCGGGTCTACCAGATGGACATCGACTCCTATGATGTCAAATTCAAGCGGGTTACCAAGCCGAAGCTCGTGATCAAGAGGAAGCCTGCAACAACAGCTTCAAAGTGA
- a CDS encoding AIPR family protein translates to MTLEEFLSQTQADVQAMVNEQLATDSWLNSETAFTEIVMQHMSECGMTFEPTALRIERKIGTSNVKLNGYAVSDDADQVDLFVTIYKATDKIESIPDSEVTRVAEQCIKFLGQSADGRVVELIDPSDDAYEFSHTIKSCYSDLDQVRVYVLTDMLTKTKIYKAREVAGKAVKLEVMDIERLHRHWSEGKPRDELVVNFEEVCGTPLPCVYVPGENEDYDYALTAIPGQALRLLYERYGARLLEANVRSFLSQTGKVNKGIRETLRDTPERFMAYNNGIVVIADEVSLGKALDGSTGLSWLKGMQIVNGGQTTASIYFTKRRNPETDLSRVRVPAKIIVLHRHDPEAEEALIGDISKFANSQNAVKVSDLSANKPFHVEVEKLANSTYLPDGTGRWFYERAAGSYNVLLAREGTTPSKLKKLKDSIPPARKITKTDLAKYLQAWAGRADLVSLGNQKNFDRFMADDASEIMPDVSAYKEMIAKAIIFKTTHKIVNSRGYPQAKANITVYSITVLSHLTKGRLALDAIWQRQSVSPQLHSYIGDIVSSVEEVLRQTAGSRQISEWAKKEECLRVVLNAPFNSPPSGLPELSR, encoded by the coding sequence ATGACACTTGAAGAATTCCTTTCGCAAACTCAGGCTGACGTTCAGGCAATGGTGAACGAGCAACTTGCGACGGATTCATGGTTGAACTCGGAGACTGCATTCACCGAGATCGTGATGCAGCACATGTCAGAGTGCGGGATGACTTTCGAGCCGACTGCTCTGCGAATCGAGCGAAAAATAGGTACATCGAACGTTAAGTTAAACGGGTACGCCGTCTCGGACGACGCTGACCAAGTCGATCTTTTCGTCACCATTTACAAGGCGACGGATAAGATTGAGAGCATACCTGACTCAGAGGTCACACGCGTTGCCGAGCAGTGCATCAAATTTCTGGGGCAGTCTGCCGATGGCCGTGTAGTGGAACTTATCGATCCTTCCGACGATGCTTACGAGTTCAGCCACACAATCAAGTCCTGTTACTCAGATCTTGATCAGGTGCGAGTCTACGTCCTTACGGATATGCTGACAAAAACCAAGATCTACAAGGCCCGTGAGGTTGCCGGCAAAGCGGTAAAGCTCGAAGTCATGGATATCGAGCGACTCCATCGTCATTGGTCCGAGGGAAAACCGAGAGACGAACTTGTTGTGAATTTTGAGGAGGTCTGCGGAACGCCGCTTCCTTGCGTTTACGTGCCGGGCGAGAACGAGGACTACGACTACGCATTGACCGCGATCCCCGGGCAAGCCCTCCGCTTGCTTTATGAGCGATATGGCGCGCGCCTCCTTGAAGCGAACGTCCGATCATTCCTGAGCCAGACGGGGAAAGTGAACAAGGGTATTCGGGAAACACTCAGAGACACGCCTGAACGCTTTATGGCATACAACAACGGGATCGTCGTGATTGCCGATGAGGTGAGTCTCGGGAAGGCATTGGATGGTTCCACCGGACTGTCCTGGCTGAAGGGCATGCAAATTGTGAATGGTGGACAGACCACCGCGTCGATCTATTTCACGAAGCGCCGAAACCCGGAAACGGATCTGTCCCGGGTGCGCGTCCCCGCCAAGATTATTGTTCTTCATCGCCATGACCCTGAAGCGGAGGAAGCCCTGATCGGGGACATCTCGAAGTTCGCCAACAGTCAGAATGCGGTAAAAGTAAGCGACCTCTCCGCGAACAAGCCCTTCCATGTCGAAGTAGAGAAGCTCGCCAATTCAACCTATTTGCCGGACGGAACGGGGCGATGGTTTTATGAGCGCGCAGCCGGCAGCTACAATGTGCTGCTTGCCCGCGAGGGCACCACCCCCTCCAAGCTGAAGAAACTCAAGGATAGCATCCCTCCTGCACGCAAGATCACCAAAACCGATCTCGCAAAGTATTTGCAGGCATGGGCAGGCAGGGCTGATCTCGTCTCCTTGGGCAACCAGAAGAACTTTGACCGCTTCATGGCGGACGATGCCTCAGAGATCATGCCGGATGTATCAGCCTATAAGGAAATGATCGCCAAGGCGATTATCTTCAAGACCACCCATAAGATTGTCAATTCACGGGGCTATCCACAAGCCAAAGCGAACATAACGGTATACTCCATTACCGTCCTATCTCACCTTACCAAGGGACGGCTCGCGCTCGATGCGATCTGGCAACGCCAGTCAGTTTCACCGCAACTACATTCCTATATTGGTGATATTGTTTCCAGCGTGGAAGAGGTACTCCGGCAGACAGCCGGATCGAGACAGATCTCAGAATGGGCAAAGAAGGAGGAGTGCCTCAGGGTCGTACTGAACGCGCCGTTCAATAGTCCGCCGTCGGGGCTTCCGGAGCTTTCCAGATGA
- a CDS encoding endonuclease/exonuclease/phosphatase family protein, which produces MSLRLATFNVENLLTRFDYTGFRNQLRQDRVLKLFDVQNEAIYKQLEAARVVAATDDTRQMTALAIADADADIICLQEVDSMAALQAFEYGYLYRMVGNGYRQKFLIEGNDGRGIDVAVMMREETRDGQPIVLKDIRSHAMVTYRDFGLFNDELAALDLHLDDKIFKRDCLELDLTIGGVPFSLYVVHLKSMGPVREGVGGRDSTMPVRRAETLAVRRLIEDRFGAGHTATKNFAICGDMNDYQERVDVIGTRHTGYRFKHRDEESSALDVFSKDGFVENVMRRRDVLDRWTLYHARGPQEQWLCQLDYIWLSPALARANAQRMPDVVRSGQPFRTIFPPGQEVERYPRTGWDRPKASDHCPVVMTLDLL; this is translated from the coding sequence ATGTCCCTGCGCCTTGCCACCTTCAATGTCGAAAACCTGCTGACCCGTTTCGATTACACCGGTTTCCGCAATCAGTTGCGCCAGGACCGTGTGTTGAAGCTGTTCGACGTGCAGAACGAAGCCATCTACAAGCAGCTCGAAGCGGCGCGCGTGGTCGCTGCCACCGATGACACCAGGCAGATGACGGCGCTTGCGATCGCCGATGCAGATGCCGACATCATTTGCCTGCAGGAAGTCGACAGCATGGCGGCATTGCAGGCTTTCGAGTACGGCTATCTCTACCGCATGGTCGGCAATGGCTACCGGCAGAAGTTCCTGATCGAGGGCAATGATGGCAGGGGTATCGATGTTGCCGTGATGATGCGCGAGGAGACGCGTGACGGGCAGCCGATCGTGTTGAAGGACATCAGAAGTCACGCCATGGTGACTTATCGCGATTTCGGTCTTTTCAACGATGAACTGGCCGCACTTGATCTTCATCTGGACGACAAGATCTTCAAGCGTGATTGCCTGGAGCTTGATTTGACCATCGGCGGCGTGCCGTTCTCGCTGTATGTCGTGCATCTGAAATCGATGGGGCCAGTGCGGGAAGGCGTCGGTGGCCGAGATTCGACCATGCCGGTCCGCCGCGCCGAGACGCTTGCCGTGCGCCGCCTCATCGAGGACCGTTTTGGCGCCGGTCATACGGCGACGAAGAATTTCGCTATTTGCGGCGATATGAACGACTATCAGGAGCGCGTCGATGTCATCGGCACGCGCCACACCGGCTATCGTTTCAAACATCGGGATGAAGAGAGCAGCGCGCTCGATGTCTTCAGCAAGGACGGTTTCGTTGAAAACGTTATGCGCCGGCGCGATGTGCTGGACCGCTGGACGTTGTATCACGCTCGCGGGCCGCAGGAGCAGTGGCTTTGCCAGCTCGACTATATCTGGCTGTCTCCGGCCTTGGCGCGCGCCAATGCGCAGCGGATGCCCGACGTCGTCCGCTCCGGTCAGCCCTTTCGCACCATATTTCCGCCCGGACAGGAAGTAGAACGTTATCCACGTACCGGTTGGGACAGGCCGAAGGCCTCCGATCATTGCCCCGTCGTCATGACATTGGATCTATTATGA
- a CDS encoding DNA cytosine methyltransferase, translated as MRVLSTFSGISAASVAWKPLGYGFVGYCEPAAFQCHVLNQRCNATAPKYLPHGKGFERRKYGSIPGGSVVNFGDITQITDDDLRALGQIDVLEGGSPCQAFSISGLRKGLGDDRGNLTLAFAKLAARMREINGLRFVIWENVKGVLSDKTNGFGCLLAGLAGSGSGGHPVESPRGGWTNAGHVLSRDEHGNADVSICWRTLDSQYFEVPQRRERVFLVASFDGAVDAGSIFAERDCENRDPSSRRGPQQADAGSREIGSGDLIWPPVLGTLNASGAGMSRPAGQGNELDFVLVFSDGTVRRPTPLECERAQGFPDGWTDVAVGGRATLDIERYRGVGNSMSVPVMEFVGYRLLKAVEAAEQERMAA; from the coding sequence ATGCGGGTGTTGTCCACCTTCTCCGGCATCAGCGCCGCCTCGGTCGCCTGGAAGCCCCTCGGATACGGTTTCGTCGGGTACTGCGAGCCGGCAGCGTTTCAGTGCCATGTCCTCAATCAGCGTTGTAATGCGACGGCTCCGAAATACCTGCCGCATGGCAAGGGTTTCGAGCGTCGGAAGTACGGATCCATCCCCGGCGGGTCCGTCGTCAATTTTGGCGACATCACGCAGATCACCGACGACGACCTCCGCGCGCTCGGCCAGATCGACGTGCTCGAGGGAGGGTCGCCGTGCCAGGCGTTTTCGATCTCCGGACTTCGCAAGGGCCTGGGCGACGACCGCGGAAATCTAACCCTGGCATTCGCGAAACTGGCTGCGCGGATGCGGGAAATTAATGGCCTCAGATTCGTGATCTGGGAAAACGTGAAAGGAGTTCTCAGTGACAAAACCAATGGATTCGGATGTCTTCTGGCTGGCCTCGCCGGTAGCGGGTCGGGAGGACATCCTGTGGAGTCGCCAAGGGGCGGATGGACGAATGCTGGTCATGTGCTTTCAAGAGACGAGCATGGAAATGCCGACGTCTCCATCTGCTGGAGAACCCTGGACTCTCAATATTTCGAAGTCCCACAACGCCGGGAGCGCGTGTTCCTTGTCGCAAGCTTTGACGGAGCCGTCGACGCAGGAAGCATATTCGCTGAGCGAGACTGCGAAAACCGGGATCCTTCGTCGCGCCGCGGCCCGCAACAAGCAGATGCCGGCAGCCGTGAGATCGGCTCTGGAGACCTGATCTGGCCTCCGGTGCTCGGCACGCTCAATGCGAGCGGAGCCGGAATGTCTCGCCCGGCGGGTCAGGGCAATGAGCTCGATTTCGTCCTCGTTTTCTCCGACGGCACCGTTCGCCGACCGACCCCACTCGAATGCGAGCGTGCGCAGGGCTTTCCGGATGGATGGACGGATGTCGCGGTTGGCGGGCGCGCGACTCTCGACATCGAGCGGTATCGTGGGGTCGGGAATTCGATGTCGGTGCCCGTCATGGAATTTGTGGGCTACCGGCTGCTGAAGGCCGTGGAAGCCGCTGAACAGGAAAGGATGGCGGCATGA
- a CDS encoding very short patch repair endonuclease yields the protein MVDIVSPEKRSQMMAGIKGKDTKPEIAIRKALFALGWRYRIHDKRLPGKPDLVFPSRMAVIFVEGCYWHGHDCHLFKLPSSRTEFWGSKIEGNQQRDVRVREELRTLGWRHLTVWECALKGRTRLPFPELIDTIVAWLESPEPSGEIEGLRHGVGGSDRLDG from the coding sequence ATGGTCGACATCGTCAGCCCCGAGAAACGCAGCCAGATGATGGCTGGCATAAAAGGCAAAGATACTAAGCCGGAAATCGCTATCCGAAAGGCACTGTTTGCTCTCGGATGGCGATATCGTATCCATGATAAGCGACTTCCTGGAAAACCTGACCTCGTCTTCCCTTCGCGCATGGCGGTGATTTTTGTCGAGGGCTGCTACTGGCATGGCCACGACTGCCACTTGTTCAAGCTGCCGTCCTCCAGAACCGAATTCTGGGGGAGCAAGATCGAGGGCAACCAACAGCGCGACGTCCGCGTCCGCGAGGAACTTCGGACTTTGGGATGGCGACATCTGACGGTATGGGAATGCGCGCTTAAAGGGAGAACCAGATTGCCTTTTCCCGAGCTCATCGACACGATCGTTGCGTGGCTCGAATCACCTGAGCCATCGGGGGAAATAGAGGGACTTAGGCATGGCGTTGGCGGATCTGACCGACTGGATGGATGA
- a CDS encoding DNA mismatch repair protein MutT has translation MTHAFKLRNDMAAWPPENTVFPVARIDLAVIAGDHPFHLSNAEAAQENWKKEIAANPALFDGRMIFQHRLSVSEQAVEGEAYVTPFSTFMWWRKQRERGGGFHVFAFPVAVSSDGAIIAIRMAEHTANPGQVNCAAGSMDENDIVDGRCDVEGNMRREVMEETGLDLWDAVAEPGYYATHSNLSVTLFRIFRFPWTAEEMLERIRAHMLVDHEKEIDDAVAIRSANPAAHHYSSAMPPILAWFFGRRE, from the coding sequence ATGACTCACGCTTTCAAACTGCGAAACGACATGGCCGCCTGGCCGCCGGAAAATACCGTGTTCCCGGTGGCCCGCATCGATCTTGCGGTTATTGCCGGCGATCACCCTTTTCATCTCAGCAACGCCGAGGCAGCGCAGGAAAACTGGAAGAAGGAGATTGCCGCCAATCCGGCACTTTTCGATGGACGGATGATCTTTCAGCATCGCTTGTCGGTCAGCGAGCAGGCGGTGGAGGGTGAGGCATATGTGACGCCGTTCTCCACATTCATGTGGTGGCGCAAACAGAGGGAGCGCGGCGGCGGCTTTCATGTCTTTGCCTTTCCGGTCGCGGTTTCCTCCGATGGCGCGATCATTGCCATTCGCATGGCTGAGCACACCGCCAATCCCGGCCAGGTCAATTGTGCCGCGGGTTCGATGGATGAAAACGATATCGTCGACGGGCGCTGCGATGTCGAGGGCAACATGCGCCGCGAAGTCATGGAGGAAACAGGCCTCGACCTATGGGATGCGGTCGCGGAGCCGGGCTATTACGCCACGCATTCGAACCTTTCCGTTACCCTGTTCCGCATCTTCCGCTTCCCCTGGACAGCCGAGGAGATGCTGGAGCGGATCCGGGCGCATATGCTGGTAGACCACGAAAAGGAGATCGACGACGCGGTTGCCATTCGCTCGGCCAACCCTGCTGCGCATCATTATAGTTCGGCGATGCCGCCTATTCTCGCGTGGTTCTTCGGTCGTCGGGAATAG
- a CDS encoding PhzF family phenazine biosynthesis protein, producing the protein MARSFSVYDVFTDRKLAGNPLAVIFDAEGLDDEAMQAIAKEMNLSETVFVLPPQNPAHTASLRIFTPARELPFAGHPTVGTAIALAERAHARHGGDVDLVSVLDERVGPVRCAVRLRQERAGFAEFDLPRKSQQIMLPLDRADIANALSLKITEIGFENHVPSIWSAGVPFLLVPVHDVGAAERMEFDPQLWEKTVPFVDGALASAFIYCRGALNHTAKFHARVFPVGMGIVEDPATGAAVAALSGAINYFDRLPDGHHPVIVEQGVEMGRPSFIHLHIDIDGGDIVNARIGGQAICVATGILEL; encoded by the coding sequence GTGGCCCGCAGCTTCAGTGTCTATGATGTATTCACCGACAGAAAACTCGCGGGCAACCCGCTAGCCGTCATCTTCGATGCCGAGGGATTGGACGACGAGGCGATGCAGGCGATCGCGAAGGAGATGAATCTCTCCGAGACGGTGTTCGTTCTGCCGCCGCAGAACCCGGCGCATACCGCAAGCTTGCGCATCTTCACGCCCGCCCGCGAGCTGCCTTTCGCCGGCCACCCGACCGTTGGCACGGCGATCGCTCTGGCTGAGCGGGCGCATGCCCGCCATGGCGGCGACGTCGATCTCGTTTCGGTGCTGGACGAGCGGGTGGGGCCGGTGCGCTGCGCCGTCCGGCTCAGGCAGGAAAGGGCGGGTTTTGCCGAATTCGACCTGCCGCGGAAATCACAGCAAATCATGTTGCCGCTCGACCGTGCCGATATCGCCAATGCGCTCAGCCTGAAGATCACCGAGATCGGTTTCGAGAATCACGTGCCGTCGATCTGGAGCGCCGGCGTGCCGTTCCTGCTGGTGCCGGTGCACGATGTCGGGGCCGCCGAACGGATGGAATTCGATCCGCAGCTCTGGGAGAAGACCGTACCCTTCGTCGACGGTGCGCTCGCCTCGGCCTTCATCTATTGCCGCGGCGCGCTCAATCACACGGCCAAGTTCCATGCCCGGGTATTCCCCGTCGGGATGGGCATTGTCGAGGATCCGGCCACGGGCGCGGCGGTGGCTGCGCTTTCCGGCGCGATAAACTATTTCGACAGGCTGCCGGATGGCCACCATCCCGTCATCGTCGAGCAGGGTGTCGAGATGGGCCGCCCATCCTTCATCCACCTTCACATCGACATCGACGGCGGCGATATCGTCAACGCCCGCATTGGCGGTCAGGCAATATGCGTGGCGACGGGAATTCTTGAGCTTTGA
- a CDS encoding type II restriction endonuclease yields the protein MALADLTDWMDEFGRPGFVWYAKRLSGNDTLANKSHQAGPYIPKEFLFEMVPSIKKPEVLNPDAKFELYVDSHPDVQTIRAIWYNSKLHGKTRNETRLTGFGGAQSALLDPDSTGALAVFAFRPETDATPADCHVWVCGGEGTEADLIEERLGPVEPKIPVIWRPGVSEPQADLFSWSPPSRASCWLQPHEIPAEWLIQFPTGREIIAKTIALRSATGTTADVRLLRRRTCEFEIFKSIEEASWLPKIKEGFHSIDGFLGLANTILQSRKSRAGKSLEYHTAAILEEEGLAPGTAFVHNPVIETNKRPDFLFPSIAAYEDPAFPSGRLRMLAAKTTCKDRWRQIINEADRIQTKHLLTLQEGVSEAQFREMTEAGVRLVVPSGIHDAYPETVRPHLITFEEFIGDVRTA from the coding sequence ATGGCGTTGGCGGATCTGACCGACTGGATGGATGAGTTCGGCCGCCCCGGATTCGTCTGGTACGCCAAGCGCCTGTCCGGGAACGACACCCTGGCCAACAAAAGCCATCAGGCTGGGCCTTACATTCCCAAAGAATTCCTGTTCGAGATGGTGCCGAGCATCAAGAAGCCGGAAGTTCTGAACCCCGATGCCAAATTCGAGCTGTATGTCGACTCTCACCCGGATGTGCAGACCATCAGAGCGATCTGGTACAATTCGAAGCTTCACGGAAAGACCCGCAACGAAACGCGGCTGACCGGGTTCGGCGGAGCGCAGTCAGCACTGCTGGATCCCGATAGCACAGGCGCACTTGCGGTCTTCGCGTTCAGACCAGAAACTGACGCTACCCCGGCCGATTGCCACGTATGGGTGTGCGGCGGCGAAGGGACAGAGGCTGATCTGATTGAAGAGCGCTTGGGCCCTGTCGAACCAAAGATACCGGTAATCTGGCGGCCTGGCGTGTCCGAGCCGCAGGCTGATCTCTTCAGTTGGTCTCCCCCGTCGCGGGCATCGTGCTGGCTGCAGCCGCATGAGATCCCGGCCGAGTGGCTCATTCAGTTTCCTACGGGGCGCGAGATCATTGCGAAAACCATCGCATTGCGATCGGCAACCGGAACGACTGCTGACGTGCGCCTGCTGCGCCGAAGGACATGCGAGTTCGAAATCTTCAAGTCGATCGAGGAAGCAAGCTGGCTGCCGAAAATCAAAGAAGGCTTTCATTCGATCGATGGTTTTCTCGGGCTCGCGAACACGATCTTGCAGAGCCGAAAATCCCGAGCGGGCAAGTCCTTGGAGTATCATACTGCTGCCATCCTTGAGGAGGAAGGCCTCGCCCCGGGGACTGCATTCGTCCACAACCCGGTTATCGAGACCAACAAAAGGCCGGACTTCCTGTTTCCTAGTATTGCAGCCTACGAAGATCCGGCATTCCCGTCCGGTCGGCTCCGCATGCTGGCCGCCAAGACGACCTGCAAGGATCGATGGCGACAGATCATCAACGAAGCGGACAGGATACAGACCAAACATCTTCTCACGCTACAGGAAGGCGTGTCGGAGGCGCAATTCCGTGAAATGACGGAAGCCGGCGTGCGGTTGGTGGTTCCCTCAGGAATTCATGATGCCTATCCTGAGACGGTGCGACCTCATCTCATCACGTTCGAAGAATTCATCGGCGATGTTCGTACAGCGTGA
- a CDS encoding PD-(D/E)XK motif protein: MQTDPNELQVAWAALANERKDSGYLSIALGSAGPRFRGGIRYPDHQEVLLVGFNLQSPPQKQMLPVGRGFKVEVSSEPLGPGFSLWVALERQPGAIADLFTQMAEDAIEALSTPTAGSEVYLLSVLIARIRAWQDFMERPRAGRLSQEEEIGLFGEVAFLEMLLAEQVHPDKALSSWVGPRGGLQDFITDTAGVEIKTNLRPAGFPVTISSLEQLDTFDGKLVLLGALRLTMQNEGRTLPSLIDDIRHELEPFPGALGNFNRSLLFAGFDDSSADEYTRSYSVSQRRIFHVGDDFPCLRRGLVSTAIRSAVYELELDMIDGSSNDLGPVLLHFGVNT, from the coding sequence GTGCAGACTGACCCTAACGAACTTCAGGTCGCGTGGGCGGCTCTCGCCAACGAACGTAAGGACTCGGGCTACCTTAGCATCGCTCTTGGAAGTGCAGGACCACGCTTTAGAGGGGGAATCCGTTACCCCGATCATCAGGAAGTATTGCTCGTAGGCTTCAATCTTCAATCCCCTCCGCAAAAGCAGATGCTGCCGGTTGGCCGGGGATTCAAAGTGGAGGTTTCTTCCGAACCTCTTGGCCCCGGTTTCAGCCTGTGGGTAGCATTGGAGCGGCAGCCTGGTGCTATCGCTGATCTCTTCACACAGATGGCAGAAGACGCAATCGAGGCTCTCTCGACACCTACGGCGGGATCGGAAGTGTATCTCCTTTCAGTTTTGATTGCCAGGATCCGGGCTTGGCAGGATTTCATGGAGCGTCCTCGCGCAGGTCGGCTCTCACAGGAAGAGGAGATCGGATTGTTCGGCGAAGTAGCATTCTTGGAGATGCTACTTGCCGAGCAAGTTCATCCCGACAAGGCTCTTTCATCATGGGTTGGGCCGCGAGGGGGACTACAAGACTTCATTACCGACACCGCTGGCGTCGAGATCAAAACCAATCTACGTCCCGCAGGTTTTCCAGTCACAATAAGTTCGCTCGAGCAATTGGACACCTTCGATGGCAAACTCGTCCTTCTAGGAGCGCTACGCCTGACAATGCAGAACGAGGGCCGCACTCTGCCGAGCCTCATAGATGACATCCGGCATGAACTCGAGCCCTTTCCAGGAGCACTGGGCAACTTCAATCGGTCACTGCTTTTTGCGGGTTTCGATGATTCAAGCGCTGACGAGTACACCCGCAGCTATTCAGTTTCGCAGCGCCGAATATTTCACGTTGGTGACGATTTTCCCTGCCTTCGTCGCGGGTTGGTTTCGACGGCCATCAGAAGCGCGGTCTATGAACTTGAACTCGATATGATTGACGGCTCTTCCAACGATCTGGGCCCAGTCCTGCTGCATTTTGGAGTTAACACGTAA